DNA from Prunus persica cultivar Lovell chromosome G6, Prunus_persica_NCBIv2, whole genome shotgun sequence:
AGAAGTTCAACATACTTAAAGTCATAAATGAGTAACTGAAAAAtgataacaaaaatatatcTCTAGAAACAATACCAGCTGAAGTATATAATCTACCCAAAATGCAAATCAGTGTTTGACCAAATAATCTATCAAATCTATTCTTTCTTACTAGCTAACTGCAGTGTAGATAGGATGGACGGGTGGTATGAAGTGGTCCAGGAATAGACATTTTATGCTTGggggagaaagaagaaatccACCCTTCACACCCTGCACTGTGGCTATTCTTGGCCACATCACACATCATCTTGAAATGAATAAATTAGACATAAGGAAACCTTAGAAGAGCTCATTTCCACCCCTTGCGCCTTTCCACAAGCTCATGCCATGAGTAAGTTTGTTTCACCATTTCAGATCACCACTTCACCTCACTTTTCTCTAGTTTGGCTCAATATTTCTCTCCTTTGCAAGACCAAATCACTTCACAATCAAAGGTTGGTTAAAGCAACGACAATCTCAACCAAAAAGatacaaacaaaacatcaCTTCCCCAACAAAGCTCGGTTAGAGCAACAGCATTAGACcaacaaattacaaattaaagcATCACTTCCCCAATTGAAATTAGCATAAGCAATCACAATGAATGTTAGGATCTTTCAAGAACCACACAATCTTCTTAAGACACAGCACACTAATCACAAAAACCCGAAACAAGTAAATGCAACTCCAAGTCTCCAACCCACTAACAATAATAGGATGATGCACCAATCCGTATAAAAAagctcaaaaaacaaaaaaaaaaacaaaaaaaacaaaaaaagacaaaaaaggttGAAAAGGGAtaacccaaaaagaaacagGACCAACCGAGCTGATGTAGTCGAGTAGGGCTGCATTAGCTTCCCCGTCCTTCGCAGGCGCGTCTATTTGCACCCCCAACGCCTCATCACTGAAATcttcatttcaaaaaaatagaaaattatattCTATAAATACACAGAcctatacatataaaaatagagagagaaagagaaggacCAGTGATGGAGGCGATTTTGGAACCAGGCTTGGCGTGTATGGTTATGGCGACTGAGGAGGGAGGTATGTACCGAATAGAGGTTGGGAAATTGTTGTTGGGGTTTACGGGCTGAGTTGACTCGGCCGGGttggccttggccttggccttGCCCTTCTTGGCTGGtgccatttttttgttttttgtttttgtttttgtttttcctctctctcttcccgcTTCAGAAGCAAGACTTCATCGGCAGGGTTGGTCTCAGGGTTCTTGTTTGGAGAGTTAAAGGCCCACTAAAAACTTTTGACATTTAAGGCCCATTAATAACTTTGGAGACATATATGAGGAATTTTTTGGTGCCCATTTATGAACAAATGGAGGAgtatttttagaatttgtgATGGTTTTTGGGTAGCATTTGATCTCGATTGATTAGTATTACAAATTTGACCTTCGGACACAAATATGGGGAAATGATCAAAAAGTCCTTAAAATACAAGATGCTTCTAAACCCGTCCTGCATGCTTcctgttggaattttaaaaggttttaaaaatttaaccgttttatttatttaattattttggttgttttattttatttattgtgggggttataaatatttaatatttaggttttatgtaatgacccaaacctaaaattcatatttaattagtaatttattatgcggaaagacaattttgcctttggaataaattatgaacgaaaagttgactttttgaccgaaaaggaatttgacaattccacatacaccgttgcgtagagcacgacgaaatgagttcatagacataaagtgagctcgaatcggagttttaacgaagaaaatgcGATTAAATAtcacgaggggcaaaatggtaattagaaaaatcagattttttttatataacctcagtttctctctctctctctctctctctctctctctctctctctctctctctctctctctctctctctcgtcgcGACTTTCCCCCCCTCCCcgacagtttttttttcttcgatcGCCGTCGCCGCCACAGACCACCACCGGCCACGAGACCGGTCTTGTTCGAACCGTCATCTCCTCCTCTCCTCGTTCCACCTGGTTTCCGTCGCCGTCAGCCACTCCAGCCGCCAGAAACTGCAGAAAATCGAGCGGTGTGACCGGAATTTCACGGCCGtcgttctctctcatttctcaaccaaatcggACGAGCCAGGTATGAATTTTGAccctctcgagctgttctagctgcctgttgggtaggaattAATCGGTTCTCAGTGTAGATAATGAATTTTTGAATTGGAAATTCGGCCGGTTTACGGCCTCCTTGTttggccacttccggtcagttttcggggttggtccaagaacaaaagtggttccaaatatggtgttatacctagggtaggagtttggagccttggttttgagattttccggcgatgcgtaatcgctttggacacccatcgctgccggcgcgtgcggcggtgcgtgggcgagggtggtgcaGTGACACTGTGTCTTGATACGATCCTTAGGTCGTCatgagcgcataggaattcgcggatctcaatttggataccgtttgagcctcgaacggattttccatattgtgcgattatcgggttcaatactgttgagccgttggatcgtaatcaattttagatatgttattctagataattttagaaacgtgtaggattcgacggattgtgaatcggagtcccagatactccgaaattgcgaaccctagggctagggtttagaaattatgcgattacaggATTGTGAtcgatccgaccgtccgattgacaccaataccctcgggacatgtgtcctaaatatattggaccttctagcgg
Protein-coding regions in this window:
- the LOC18787739 gene encoding UPF0235 protein C15orf40; translation: MAPAKKGKAKAKANPAESTQPVNPNNNFPTSIRYIPPSSVAITIHAKPGSKIASITDFSDEALGVQIDAPAKDGEANAALLDYISSVLGVKRRQVSIGSGSKSRDKVVIVEEMTLQSVFDILDKASKST